TCTGAAAAGTAGAACTAATAGAGAGGTAGTGGTATTATGATAATCATGAATATTGAATTAGATAATATATATTCATTTAATGATTTTAAATTAAATTTTTCATACCCTAAAAAAATAGTAAATAATACAATTAGAAATGAATTTTTGGTTGATAAACCTAATTTTAGATATAAAAAGGTAAATATATTAATGGGGTCTAATGCTACTGGAAAATCAACATTAGGAAAGTCTATAATGAAAATTTTTAATTTTATTAATAAAAAAGAATTGTCTTTTTTAGAGGAATTTCATAATAATAAACAAAAAAAATTAAAATTTTCACTAGATTATATAAATAATTTTGATATAAATTATTTGTATAGAATTAATTGTGAATATATAGATAAAGAAAATGTTAAATTAGAAATTTATAAGTCTAAAATAAATAAAACAGATTCTTATGAAAAATGTATAAAAAAATTTGAAAAGATTTCAGATGATAATTTTGATTATTTAAATAATATAGAAAAAATAAAAATAGAAGGATGGAATTTTAGTTTTCCAGATTTTGATTTTATTGATACAGTTAATTTAAATATATTTAATAAAATTTTAAAAACTTTAGATAATACTGTTAAAGAAGTAATTAAAAGCAAAGAAGTTAAAGATACATATATTATAAGTTTTAAAAATAGAAATGATAATGTTATCGTACAAAATGGCAAGGTTATTGATAGTTCTATTTTATCGACTGGAACTAAAAGTGGTATGGATATTGCTTCTATTTTGACGGCTATTTATGAAAACAGAAATGGATTTTATTACTGTGATGAGAAATTTTCATTTATAAATAGTGAAATTGAAAAAACAATATTAAGTTTAATGATAGAATTTTTACACGATAATACACAATTATTTTTTACAACACATAATATAGAAATTTTAGATATGGATTTGCCAATTCATTCATTTATATTTTTAAATAAAAGAGATAAAATTTCAGTAGTTAATCCAGAAAAATATATAAAGAAAAATGACGTTTCACTTAAAAATGCATTACAAAATGAAATGTTTGATTTTGAGCCTAATTTAGAATATTTATATATTTTAGAAGAGGAACTTAAAAATGAAAAGTAGAAAATTATTGTATTATTTAGTTGAAGGGGATACAGAAAAAAACTAGTTGAAAGCATTAAAAATGAATATATACTTGCAGGTAGAATTAAAGTTCATAATGTTGTAAATCAAGAAATAACAGATACATTTTTAAGAACATTAAAACCAAAAACGATAGTAATATTAATTTTTGATACCGATATAAAGAAATTAAAAATATTAGATAAAAATATTATGAAATTAAAAAAAAGTAAAAATGTAAATGATATAATTGCAATTACTCAAGTAAAATATTTTGAAGATGAAATTGTTTATTCTACGAATATAAATAATATAAAAGATTTATTAAATTCTAAATCAAACAAAGATTTCAAAAAAGACTTTATTAAGTGCAATAATGTTTTAACTAAATTAAAAGATAAAGATTTTTCAATTATTAAATTTTGGAGTAGAGAGGATTCTTATTTTGCAAAATATAAGAATAGAGCAGAAGAAATAAAAATAATAAAATAAGTGAGCAATTTAAGGTTTTGCTCACTTTTACTAATTTATAATATCTAATATTTCTTTTAAGTCTTTAATTATATATGTTGGCTTTAATTCAGTTTCATTAGAGTTTGGATTAAACCAACAAGTATCTATTCCATAATTAATTCCTCCAATAATATCTGTCCTTAAAGAATCACCAATCATTAATATCTCATTTTTGTTAATATGAGAATAATTTTTTAAGCAAAAATCAAAAAAATTAGCATCTGGTTTTCCATGAGTTGCCTCTTCTGAGGTTA
This portion of the Oceanivirga salmonicida genome encodes:
- a CDS encoding AAA family ATPase, translated to MIIMNIELDNIYSFNDFKLNFSYPKKIVNNTIRNEFLVDKPNFRYKKVNILMGSNATGKSTLGKSIMKIFNFINKKELSFLEEFHNNKQKKLKFSLDYINNFDINYLYRINCEYIDKENVKLEIYKSKINKTDSYEKCIKKFEKISDDNFDYLNNIEKIKIEGWNFSFPDFDFIDTVNLNIFNKILKTLDNTVKEVIKSKEVKDTYIISFKNRNDNVIVQNGKVIDSSILSTGTKSGMDIASILTAIYENRNGFYYCDEKFSFINSEIEKTILSLMIEFLHDNTQLFFTTHNIEILDMDLPIHSFIFLNKRDKISVVNPEKYIKKNDVSLKNALQNEMFDFEPNLEYLYILEEELKNEK